AAATTTCACAAGAGCAGCAGAATGAATGAATAAGTCAATTTGATCCATTAGTTCTCCAAGTTGATTCTCTTTTATTCCTGCACCATCCTGAGTTAAATCTCCTTCAACAAGAGTCACAAGATGAGAATATTGAGGGTTAATTAATTCTTGAATACGAGATACTGGTGATCTTCCGTGCTTAGGTCGAACAAGAATATACACATGATGCCCTTGAGTAACTAAATCATTTAATATCCTTTTTCCTAAAAAACCTGTTGCTCCTGTAAGAAAAACACTCTTTTTCATTCTTCATTCTCCCATCTATTCTTATTTTGAGACGCCTTGTGCGTAAAAAACTTTGTGTGCCGCTTTAGGATTAGATGTCCAATTAACAAATTGATCAGCCATGTTTTGATCCTGTGTCGCTTGCATGAGGAAATTCATGACTTGTTCAGGAAGTGGATCAACGCTAGCATTTGACCATTCACTTACAGCCGTTACATAATCATTGATTTTCTCCCAATATTTTCGACCCGTTTGTTCAGTCCAACCAGACTCCAACTCTTCTCGTAATGTAAAATAAAGTTGTTCTGCACAATACGAAGCGGTATTAGCTCCTTGACCTGTAAATGGATCATTTAAAACTACACAGTCACCACAACCTACAATCAATTTTCCATTCACCAATGTGTATGGAATTTTTACATATGGATTTATAGCAATTTGCATGAAAGCTTTTTCATCAAGTAATCTAAATTGTTGTTGATCAATTCGTTCATATACCTCTGGGAAGAAGGTTTGCATGGTGGATTTCATCTTTTCGGTGAAATCTTCAGGAGTCTTGATGCCTTTGAAAAGGTCTAAATCACCATCTGGGATTGCTTCAATATAAAGCGTTGTAATCGGTCCCTTTTCAGTTATAATTGGGAATTCAAACAACTCACCAACCTCAGGGAGTATATGTAAATTAAAAGCTGATCGTGTTTCTCGTTGGAGTCCAAGAAAGTAACCAATAATACACTTTCGTTTCGGACTGTGCACAGTTGTCAGTTTTTTATCATCTTGATATGGAACAAGAGAGCTCGTTCTTCCTGTACAATCAACGACAAGATCAAACTCTTCGACAAGTTCTTCCAATGTTTCTTTCGTAACTCTTTCATAACGAAAGGAAACGCCTCGATCTATCAAATCTTCCATATATCGTGGTGCATAATAACGTTGATCAACGGACAAACCCGATTCATGTAATTGACCAACGAAAAGGTCTTGACCACCGAATACAACTCGAATAGAATCAATGGCTAACGCCTCATCCCACGCAGGCATCCCATAATAGTTTTCACGATATCTAGTAGGACCATAATGAACTTGTGATGAATGAATTCTATTGTTCCTTAATTCATCTGGAGTTTGTTTGGTAATAATCGTGACATCCATTAATTCATCTTTTAAAATGGCATAGGTTAAATGTAACGCTGCAACACCACTTCCAATTATGGCTATTCTTTTTCTCATTAAAGAATCTCTCCTTTTAATTTTTTACATCATTCTACTTTTCCATTGATATGGTCAATGTACCTATACCAATAATGTAAAATTAATGAATTATAAAATATTGTACACTATATTTTTCTATTTTTCTATTTTTTCTTAACATTCTTACGATAAATTTACATTAACGGATTTTATAGATATATTTTACATAATGTTTAGTTAATGAAAAAAACGACTTGGAGCACTAGCTTATAATACATTGAGTACACAACTTAAGGAACTAGAAACAGATGATTTGGTTAGACAAAAAGAGTACCTTCAAAAAAAAACAACAACGCGCTTACTTGTATTAGAACAGTTATGTAAGTGGGCTTTGAAAAACCAAGTGAAGTAAATTCAGTTTGCTATAGTGTGGAAGTTCGCTAAAATAGATAGAGGGGTTCCCCTTTTTTCACATAAGCAAACAGGAGTGGATGAATTTCATGTTGTATATTGTATTATTCGTTGCCATAATTTTTGTAGCACTAGTCAGTATCGGAATTTATTTTACAAACCAATTAATGTACATGAAGAAAAAAACAGATTTAGATATTATTAAAAGAGAAACAGCATACGGTTTTTTTAATGAAAAGGACTTCAACAATGCGCCTAAAAAAGAATTCACTCTTTCCTCCAAACATGGATATGATATAAAAGGGTTTACCCTTTCTCCTCACAAACATAATCGGCATATGATCATTTGTCATGGGGTTACGGTTAACCATTTGAACTCTGTTAAATACATGAATTTATTTTTAAAGCTTGGATGGAATGTTGTCGTTTATGATCACCGTCGCCACGGAAAAAGCGGAGGAAAAACAACTAGTTTTGGACATTTCGAAAAGGATGACTTAAAAACTGTCGTAGATTGGGTTAAACTTCAGTATGGGAAGGATGCTTATATTGGAATACATGGAGAATCTATGGGTTCAGCAACAACCCTGCTATATGCAGGAATGGTCGAAGACGGTGCTGACTTTTACATTTTAGACTGTCCTTTTGCTAATTTTAAGGACCAACTAGCCCATCTTCTTAAGCACGACTATCACTTACCCACGTTTCCTTTTATTCAGATTGGAGAGTTGTTCTTAAAAATTAGAGAAGGCTATACTTTAAAAGATGTTTCACCTATTAGTCACATCGATAAAATTAAAAAACCAGCGCTATTTATTCATAGTGAACCTGACACGTATATACCATATTCAATGACATTACAATTATTTGAAAAAAAACAAGGGGAAAAGCAATTATTTATTGCTAAAAAAGGGGCTCATGCACTTTCGTATTCTGAAAACAAACTAGAATATGAACAAGTCATTGAACAGTTTTTAAAAAAAATTTGGAGCAATAAACAAAAAATCAACATTTCATCTAGATCATCTTAAAAAGCGAAAAGGGATTTGTTCCCCTTTCGCTCATCCTAACACTTCCGTTATTTCCTTCAAATGTACTTCAATAAAAGACAATGCCTGATCGATCGTTTCAAATTCTTGTGTTTCAAATGTCATTTCATCTTGAAGTAACCATACATCCTTTTTATTAACCTCTACACCACCGATCGACCAATGCAATAAACTATACGGATGATTTTCGTTTGTGAAGGAAACCCATGTTTTGTTTAAGGCGATATTGCGAAGAGATTTCAGCTTTTTCTCCATTTTCATTTGTTCCATGAACCATCAACACCGTTCGTTTTTTATCACATACTTTCATCATTATAAAGGATTTTCATTCTTTTAGAAAGGAGTTTTAACATTGACAAATGGCGAGATCAAAATTTTAGACCACGGTCCATTAAGAGTAACAGGAGAGGTAAAGTTAATAGATGCAGAAGGAAATGAGTTTGAAACAAAAAATGCATTTTCCCTCTGTCGTTGTGGTTTATCGGAAAAGATGCCTTTTTGTGATGGACAGCATAAAGGAAAGTTCCAATCATGTGTCAGAACTGAAAACAAGTAAAATCATAAACCAACCTTAGTCAATTTGAAGCTAGCATCTTTTCTAGCTTCTTTTTTTGTTTGACAAATGAATAAACTAAGGTTATATTATTAACCATGATATTGATAATCATTTTCAATGATACAAAACCTTGTTTGGAGGTTTTTATGATCCGCTTACATACTGATCGTTTAACTATTCAATATGGAGATCGTACAATTATAGAAGAGCTGTCTCTTTCCATTCCTGATGGGCAAATCACCACGGTTATTGGATCAAATGGCTGCGGAAAATCCACTCTGCTAAAAGCCCTTACTCGGATTATCCCCTACCAAAATGGTGCCATTATTCTTGATGGAAAAGAAATAAAACAACAAGATACAAAATCTTTAGCCAAGAAAATGGCGATTTTGCCACAAAGTCCTGAAGGTGTTGCTGGACTTACCGCTGGAGAGCTAGTATCGTACGGACGTTTCCCCCACCAAAATCGATTTGGAAGATTATTAAAAAACGATGTAGAGATCATAGATTGGGCACTTGAAGTAACCGGAACCCTCGATTTTAAACACCACCCTGTCGACGCCTTATCAGGGGGACAACGTCAGCGAGTTTGGATTGCCATGGCAATAGCCCAAGATACAGACATGATTTTTTTAGATGAGCCGACTACTTATTTAGACATGGCTCATCAGCTTGAAGTCCTGGAATTATTACAAAAACTTAATAAGGATGAAGGGCGAACCATCGTGATGGTCTTGCATGATTTAAACCATGCCGCTCGTTTTGCAGATCATATTTTTGCTTTAAGAAACGGCAAGATTATTCAATCTGGATCTCCAGAAAACGTCATAACGAAAGAAGTTTTACGAGAAGTCTTTCAAATTGATGCGGAAATCGGAAAAGACCCTCGGACAAATCGTCCAATGTGTCTTACTTACCACTTAATCAAAGGAGAAAACAACAATGAAAAAAGCAATCATACCTTTTCTAATGATATTCGTTCTCATGGTTAGTGCATGTAGCAATGAAGAAACAACAAATAATAGTGAATCAACTGAAAATAAAAAAGAACCAGCATCGGAAACAATTACTTATGAAACAGAAAATGGCCCAATTGAAGTACCTTCAAAACCAGAAAGAGTCATTGTCCTTTCTTCATTTGCTGGTAGCTTAATAGATTTAGATATAAACTTAGTCGGCGTTGATAGCTGGTCAAAAATGAATCCTCGCTGGGAAACTGAATTAAAAAATGTTGAAGAAGTTTCAGAAGAAAATTTAGAAAAAATTATTGAGTTAGATCCTGATTTAATTATTGGATTATCCTCTATTCAAAATATTGATAAATTACAAGAGATTGCTCCTACTGTTACGTATACATACGGTAAAGTAGACTACTTACAACAACATATTGAAATTGGGAAACTTGTAAACAAAGAAGAAGAAGCTACGGCATGGGTCGAAAGCTTTAAAGAACGTGCTCAAGAAACCGGTGATCAAATCCGAGAGAAAGTTGGTGAAGATACTACCGTTTCCGTTATTGAAAAATTCGATAAACAATTCTATGTGTTTGGTGATAATTGGGGACGTGGAACAGAGATCTTATATCAAGAAATGAACTTAAAAATGCCTAAAAAAGTGAAAAGTGATGCATTGGAAGACGGTTGGTATGCCATCTCTTCTGAAGTGTTAGGTGATTATGCTGGGGATTACTTAATTTTAAGTCAGCGCCCTGGAAGTGACAACTCTTTCCAAGAAACAGATACTTATAAAAATATTCCTGCCGTTAAAAACAATCAAGTCATTGAAGTCGATGCAAGACAATTTTACTTCAATGACCCAAACACTTTAGAGTTTCAGTTAGATTCCTTTAAGAATACCTTTCTTGGAAAATAATTAACTAAACAATGTTTATAAGGCTGTCGATCAATCGACAGCCTTTTGCATACATAATATAAATAAGTCGCAAGCGCTCGTTTAGCGACGACAAGAGAAAGGAAACACGAAAAGCCGAGAAAAGCAGAGGATCTACTAACTACTGCCACGTCCTGTAGGCAACGATGAAGTAGCGCGTCGTATGCGTCGAAAGCGCTACCCGTCGCTGGGCGCTGGAGCTAGACAAGAATGTTAGAACCTTCTTAAAAAGGACAAAGTTTATCCTTTGTCAATCTTATATAAAAAAGAGTTGATTTTAGTGAAAAAAACGATATCCTTTCCTAGTAAACTATTGATAACTTCTTTATTCTTAATCATTTCCTCTATCCTATCTTTAGTATTTGGGGCAACGCAAGTGAGTTTACACGATGTTTGGCTAGCTCTTACAACCAATACCAGCCAAGAATCTCTTAATATTATTTGGGAACTTCGACTTCCTAGAGGAGTTGGTGCCATTTTTGTAGGAGCTGCTTTAGCGATATCCGGTGCCATTATGCAAGGGTTAACCCGAAATCCGTTAGCTGACCCTGGCTTGCTAGGGTTAACGGCAGGGGCGAATGCAGCTCTCGCCTTTGTACTAGCACTTTTCCCAACGATTAATTATCTTGGTGTCACTTTTGCTTGTTTCATTGGTTCTGCTGTTGGAGCAGCAATGGTTTTTACCATTGGATCTTTCACAAAAGGAGGGTTTTCTCCTTTTCGAATTGTTCTAGCTGGTTCTGCTATTTCTGCTTTTCTTTTTGCTATTGCAGAGGGAATTGGATTACAATTTAAAATTTCGAAAGACGTGTCCATGTGGACAGCAGGTGGTTTAATGGGGACGACATGGGATCAACTAGTTGTGATCATACCGATTGTAAGTGCCTCCATTATCCTATCATTACTATTATCTAAGCAACTAACTATTTTAAGTTTAAATGAAGATGTAGCTGTTGGCTTAGGACAGAACACAAAAAAGGTTAAAATCCTTTTATTTCTCGTGATTACGTTATTAACCGGAGCATCTGTAGCATTAGTAGGGAATCTAGCTTTTATTGGATTAATGATCCCCCATATTGCTAGGGTTTTTGTTGGTACAGATTATCGATTTATTTTGCCAATGAGCGCGTTAGTTGGAGCATGTTTTATGCTTTTAGCTGATTTATTAGGTAGAACCATTCATGCTCCTTATGAAACGCCTGTTGCTGCAATTGTATCCATTTTAGGATTACCCTTCTTTTTATTCGTTGTTCATAAAGGAGGAAGAGCATTTTCATGATTCATTCCAAATTAATAAAAAAACAACGCAACATCTTTATTCTTTTAGTCATACTTCTTTGTGCGACAGCCATTATAAGCATGGGGTTAGGTTATGCATCTGTCAGTTTTGATAGAATCATTCCAACTTTATTACAAAAAGGAACGATTAAAGATGAATTAATTTTATTTTCAATTCGTTTACCTCGAATTATTATCACTATATTAGCAGGAATGAGTTTAGCCTTGTCTGGTGCTATTTTGCAAGCTATAACAAATAATGATTTGGCGGACCCAGGAATTATTGGGATCAACTCAGGTGCTGGCGTAGCCGTTGCTATTTTCTTTTTATATTTTCCATTAGAAACTGGAACGTTTACCTACCTCTTACCTGTAGTAGGTTTTTTTGGGGCTTTCTTAACAGCTTTGTTTATTTATTTATTCTCTTACTCAAAGGATAGAGGGCTCCAGCCTATTAAACTAGTATTAACTGGTATCGGTGTGTCGATAGCATTATCTGGTTTGATGGTCGTCCTTATCTCTTCTTCAGAACGTAGGAAAGTAGATTTTATCGCACAGTGGTTATCGGGAAGTATTTGGGGTGCTGACTGGCCTTTTATTATTGCAATTCTTCCTTGGCTACTCATTCTTATTCCGTTTACCTTCCTTAAATCCAATCGGTTAAACCTTTTACAATTAGATGATTCTATCCCTATTGGGGTTGGAATGAGAATTGATAAAGAAAGATTTATTCTTTTATTTTCTGCTGTAGCACTAGCGGCCGCTTCTGTATCAGTTTCAGGTGGAATTGCTTTCATTGGCTTGATAGCGCCTCATTTAGCAAAAACACTTGTCGGTCCACGCCATCAGCTTTCTCTTCCTATTACGATATTATTAGGCGGATGGCTTCTTTTGCTTGCCGATACCATTGGGAGAAATATTTTAGAGCCTGATGGAATTCCTGCGGGAATTATGGTTGCCTTAATTGGCGCACCTTATTTTGTCTTTTTATTAATGAAGAAAGCTTGATCTAAAAACGAGTGTATGTAGATTCATACACTCGTTTTTTTATTGACATAATTGATTTTCTTCTTTTTTATCCTTCTTTCTGCTCTTCGAGTTGTTTCTTTAATAAAAACTTTTGAATCTTTCCACTCGCATTTCGTGGGATTTGCTCCATAAACACATAATCTTTTGGTCGTTTATACGGAGCAAGCTGATCACCGTCTTTACAGAAGCTCTCAAGATCATTTGCAGTTAAAAGGGAATTTTTCTTAACTACGACAGCAATGACCTTCTCTCTCCAAAACTCATCAGGAATTCCAAACACCGCTACATCTAGCACATCGTCATGTTTATGAAGAACGTCTTCAACTTCTCGAGGATAAATATTTTCCCCACCACTAATGACCATGTCGTCCACACGATCACAAACAAATAAGTAACCTTCTTCATCTAAATAACCTAAATCTCCCGTTCGATACCATCCATCTTGAATAACGTTTGCTGTTGCATCTGGCCTCTTTAAATACTCGACCATTATACAAGGACCTTTTACGACAATTTCACCTACTTCTCCACTAGGGAGCTCATCATGTATATCAAATGTGTCTTCCTCTTCTGCTTTAACAATTTTTATTTGATGATTTAAACAAGAACGACCAGCAGAACCTGCTTTACTTATTTGTTCAAATTCAAACAGGATCGAGATAATAGGGCCCATTTCCGTCATAGATTATGGATTGATATGGTCTAATATTGAACTATATCAAATCCTTTAAAAACGTGATTTTGGATGTGCTATATGAAAGAAAAATAATATATATTTGTACAAGTTGTTTTTTAATGTGAGGTCAAAATATGGTCACGTGAGGTCACTTTGTAATATTCACTGTAATATTTGTAACATTATAATGTAAGCCCACATCTGTTGGGCTTTTTTCTTATAATAATTTTTCCATATCCACCTCCTTACCTAACTTCTTTAACCCATTTTCAATCTTGCAGATCGTGGAGTATTTTGGGCGGTAATTTTCATTGTTGCAAATACTTGATATTGTTCCCCTGCTCAAATTTGTTACTTTTTCTAAATCAATTTGGCTAATCTCATTTTGATCTAGCCATCGTCCAAACTTCGTCCTATCCTTCCAGATCACCTCTATCCCTCCCACCTACTTTCTTTTACCAAGTAGCTTGACCATGATGTCAATTTCTTAAACTATAAAAACTTTTTGACCTTTTTGACATATTGGACAAGTAGTAACTAATACCCTTTATTAAGACGTCAAAACAAGGCGTCTACAACAAAAGGAGGTAATCAACATGACAGAAGAATTAGCGTTATTACTAAGCGAGTGCGAGGACGTCTACCTAACAGAGGAAGGACGTCAGCTATTAGGAGAGATACTTAACGATATAAAATGTCCAGAAAATATCATAAGGAAAAATGCATCATGACTTATCGCCCCACTGTCAGATACGATGAAAGATATAAAAAGTATGTGGATGAACTTTTTAAAGCGACAACGCTAGATCGCAACCAGATAATCAGACTTGCACTTTTTTCAGCAGCACACTCAAATGAGTTTTTAAACGTGATCCAGCAATATAAAAGAGTAGACGTCCCTCTCCCCTCCCCATCGTGGAGCGTGACGGATGCCGACCTTTGGCGGTATAAGAGTGTGGAGAATGCAAAAGAGAAGGAGGAAAAGACAGAACTACGTAGGCGAGAGACTGAGGGACGAAATGGGCAGGTTTATGAGCGAAGAATCGTCAATCAAGGAGGAATACGAATTAAATTGGGATAGAGATATCAAGGTGGTGAAAGTGAAAGATAGTTACGGGAGTTATCTAGTCAAGGATCGCCTGTTTACGGCTGAGGACGTCTTTAACTTTGTGGCTGTGGGCGCGGTTATATTGGGAAGGTTATGACTCTTTAAATAAAAAAACTCCATAAAGGAGCAAGTAGACGCGTGGGAGGTGTAAACCTTCCTTTTATGATATAAAAAATATTTTGAAAAATTTATTAAAAATTTGATAATATACCCAATCATGAAGATATGTTTTTCATATTTATATAGTATAATGTGATTTTTTTTATGGGAAGGAGTTGATTAATTAATATGTACCACCCCTGTGATGGGCTAGCTGAAATTCTAAAATGTCAGATAAACAGAGCAGTAGCTTTACTTCTTAACAGTGGGGATATTCAAAATCTCGTTGTTAAAAAAGTGGAAAATGGAGTGGTTGCTGGAAAAGATTTAAACAATCCCCAGGCTGTTTATTTCGTATCTATTGATAAAATCGAACGTATTATTACGTATCCAGATTAAGTTGAGCTATCAACCCACTCACTTGAGTGGGTTTTATATATGAAAAATGTTTGAAAAATAAGAATATTTACAATTAAATTACAATGTAAAATGTTTCTTTATTTCAAAAAAATATTATTATATAATTTTCATGTATTTAAAAAAATAGTATATGTGGAAGGTGATTCATTTGATACCAAAAAAACCATCAATGTTCTATCAGCAACTTTTTTTTAGGCGCAGCTCTTTTGTTTTCGGGAACAAGTACATCGTTTGCTAATTCTAATCAGACAGAAACTGAAAATATCCAAAATGCTTATTATTATGTCGATGGAGTTGAATATGAAATTCCAAAAGAAGAGTTTTCTAATCTTTTAGATGAAGATAATATAGTTGAACTGCCAGTTGAAAGTACTGTTGAAAAAGAAGAAAAAATAAATCCCAAAGACGGTCCTTTGAAAGCAAATGCATGTGTTGCTGGATATGAATTTGATGGAAGTAGGAAATCTTCAGGATTTAAAAAAGCAAGCAACGGATCTGGGAGTAGAGTAATCAACAAGTCAAAAAATAATCTAACTGAGGTGTCCCAATTATCTGGTACTACTACTGTATCTGGAAGTGTTAGTGGTAGTACTAAAGTGAGTTGGGGTGTAATTAAAGGAGAAGTTGGATTCAATATCGGAGGTAGTCAATCTTGGACTAAGTCACAATCTACTTCTATAACAGTCAGACCAGGTGATTGGGGATGGATTGATTATGGAGTGATTGCAGAAACATGGAAAGGTAATTATTATTATCTTTCTAGTAGTTGCTCTAAACAAAGTTCAAAATACATTACTGTGTCTGGACCAAAATATAAAACGAAACTTGCTAAAACTGAAAAATATCCTTACTAATCTTTTATCTACTTATAAAAGGAAGGCTTGGCATGAAAATTAAACTAACATTAATTGTTTTAATTTTTTCAACGGTTATAATAGGCTGTGAAAAGGAGCTTTCTAAAGAACAAAATAAAGAAGTTGATAAAAAAATAGAAAGTGTCAAAGATCTTAATGGTGACACAGATTAAAGTTATTGAAAGGCAAGTTGATTTTATTACTATCTCAGATCCGCCAGAAGGTGTCTTGTTCCCTTCAGATGCAGTTCAATATCAATATGAGGTGACTTTTAAGGATGGAAATAAAGTTCTCCCCAAAAAGGATGACATTATTTTTGAGACAACAATAGGAAAAAATAGTGTTGTTGGAATTCAATCTCCAATAGGTAAAAATGTTTATACAGTTTTCTTATACGAATATAAAGAAAACTGGATAATGAACGGTTATGCAAATCTAGAAATTTTTAATGATTCTACCTTTACTAATAAAGAAGGCTTATCTCTGCCTATGGAAGGATTCAATTTTGTTAAACTAGAAATTAATGAAAGTGATAAAGCAGTTTGGATATATGCGGATGAAAAAAATATAGTTACAATTTCAATTTTCGATCGTGAGCCATTTGAAGAGTCAATAATAGAAGAAATATCAATTGATAACGGTAATGTTGATATTGGCTATATCGGTGTAGATGAGTTAGATAATAAATATTTTTATTATTTTGATAGCGATAAAACAGTAGTTATTTCAGGAAATATAAAAGAAAAAGAGCTTATTTCAATGGCAAAATCTCTACCCTCTGTAAATTCGGCTTTTTTTCCTAAATCAGAATAAATTTTACATCACATGTAAAAAAACAGCCCACTCGAATGAGTGGGTTTTGTTGTTAATGATAAAAATATGGAGATTGTGCAGCACCAAGGTACTTTGTGCGTGCATAATCTGAATAAAATTTAACATATACCTTATAATTTCCTCGTGGCATACTATAGAATTTCTGATAAGCAAATGATGAATTAGTTATGGTGTCATAACGAGTTGCGTGATTTTTAATGGATCCCCCAACTTTTTCTTGTAGTTTAATTGTCAAATAGTATGTAGACTTATCATAATCATTGCTATATATTTTCCCAATAATATCACCATTACTTTGTGAGTAAATACATAAAGTTTGATTACTGAAACCCCAATTAGAACCTTTTTGACAATCTCCCGATCCCCCAGAGGCTTGCGCTTCCTCAGTAGGCATAAAAGTAAACCCTGCAATAACTAAAATAGATACTAGAAATAATTTCTTTAAATTTTTCATCATATTCCTCCTATATATTTGTATAACAATTTAAAAGTATACTAGAAAAATAGATAGATTTGAACAGGAAAAGGTAACTAAACAAAAAAAGACCCACTCGCTTGAGTGGATTATGTTTGTTATTAATAAGGCCAGTATAGATAAGGAGATTGAGCGCACCAAGATATTTAGTACGTGCAGAATCGGAATAAAACCTTACATAAAATTTTAATGGATAGGAAGATTTACTGAAACCAGAATAATAAGTGAAATAGTTATAAGGGTTACTTCTATTAATCATTATATTTCTACTGCTAAGAGTACCTGAAGATTTACTTATTATTTGGGCTTTTATATAATAAGTTTTTGACTCGTCGCTGTAAATCTCTGGTTTGACCCACCCGTTTTGGTTAACACTTAAACACAATGTTTGTTTATCCCACCCCCAAGTTGAACCTACTTGGCATACACGGTTTTGAGAGGCTGAAGCTTCTTCAGAAG
This portion of the Bacillus carboniphilus genome encodes:
- a CDS encoding styrene monooxygenase/indole monooxygenase family protein, with translation MRKRIAIIGSGVAALHLTYAILKDELMDVTIITKQTPDELRNNRIHSSQVHYGPTRYRENYYGMPAWDEALAIDSIRVVFGGQDLFVGQLHESGLSVDQRYYAPRYMEDLIDRGVSFRYERVTKETLEELVEEFDLVVDCTGRTSSLVPYQDDKKLTTVHSPKRKCIIGYFLGLQRETRSAFNLHILPEVGELFEFPIITEKGPITTLYIEAIPDGDLDLFKGIKTPEDFTEKMKSTMQTFFPEVYERIDQQQFRLLDEKAFMQIAINPYVKIPYTLVNGKLIVGCGDCVVLNDPFTGQGANTASYCAEQLYFTLREELESGWTEQTGRKYWEKINDYVTAVSEWSNASVDPLPEQVMNFLMQATQDQNMADQFVNWTSNPKAAHKVFYAQGVSK
- a CDS encoding alpha/beta hydrolase, coding for MLYIVLFVAIIFVALVSIGIYFTNQLMYMKKKTDLDIIKRETAYGFFNEKDFNNAPKKEFTLSSKHGYDIKGFTLSPHKHNRHMIICHGVTVNHLNSVKYMNLFLKLGWNVVVYDHRRHGKSGGKTTSFGHFEKDDLKTVVDWVKLQYGKDAYIGIHGESMGSATTLLYAGMVEDGADFYILDCPFANFKDQLAHLLKHDYHLPTFPFIQIGELFLKIREGYTLKDVSPISHIDKIKKPALFIHSEPDTYIPYSMTLQLFEKKQGEKQLFIAKKGAHALSYSENKLEYEQVIEQFLKKIWSNKQKINISSRSS
- a CDS encoding DUF2552 family protein gives rise to the protein MEKKLKSLRNIALNKTWVSFTNENHPYSLLHWSIGGVEVNKKDVWLLQDEMTFETQEFETIDQALSFIEVHLKEITEVLG
- a CDS encoding CDGSH iron-sulfur domain-containing protein, producing MTNGEIKILDHGPLRVTGEVKLIDAEGNEFETKNAFSLCRCGLSEKMPFCDGQHKGKFQSCVRTENK
- a CDS encoding ABC transporter ATP-binding protein, translating into MIRLHTDRLTIQYGDRTIIEELSLSIPDGQITTVIGSNGCGKSTLLKALTRIIPYQNGAIILDGKEIKQQDTKSLAKKMAILPQSPEGVAGLTAGELVSYGRFPHQNRFGRLLKNDVEIIDWALEVTGTLDFKHHPVDALSGGQRQRVWIAMAIAQDTDMIFLDEPTTYLDMAHQLEVLELLQKLNKDEGRTIVMVLHDLNHAARFADHIFALRNGKIIQSGSPENVITKEVLREVFQIDAEIGKDPRTNRPMCLTYHLIKGENNNEKSNHTFSNDIRSHG
- a CDS encoding iron-hydroxamate ABC transporter substrate-binding protein, which produces MKKAIIPFLMIFVLMVSACSNEETTNNSESTENKKEPASETITYETENGPIEVPSKPERVIVLSSFAGSLIDLDINLVGVDSWSKMNPRWETELKNVEEVSEENLEKIIELDPDLIIGLSSIQNIDKLQEIAPTVTYTYGKVDYLQQHIEIGKLVNKEEEATAWVESFKERAQETGDQIREKVGEDTTVSVIEKFDKQFYVFGDNWGRGTEILYQEMNLKMPKKVKSDALEDGWYAISSEVLGDYAGDYLILSQRPGSDNSFQETDTYKNIPAVKNNQVIEVDARQFYFNDPNTLEFQLDSFKNTFLGK
- a CDS encoding FecCD family ABC transporter permease → MKKTISFPSKLLITSLFLIISSILSLVFGATQVSLHDVWLALTTNTSQESLNIIWELRLPRGVGAIFVGAALAISGAIMQGLTRNPLADPGLLGLTAGANAALAFVLALFPTINYLGVTFACFIGSAVGAAMVFTIGSFTKGGFSPFRIVLAGSAISAFLFAIAEGIGLQFKISKDVSMWTAGGLMGTTWDQLVVIIPIVSASIILSLLLSKQLTILSLNEDVAVGLGQNTKKVKILLFLVITLLTGASVALVGNLAFIGLMIPHIARVFVGTDYRFILPMSALVGACFMLLADLLGRTIHAPYETPVAAIVSILGLPFFLFVVHKGGRAFS
- a CDS encoding FecCD family ABC transporter permease; translation: MIHSKLIKKQRNIFILLVILLCATAIISMGLGYASVSFDRIIPTLLQKGTIKDELILFSIRLPRIIITILAGMSLALSGAILQAITNNDLADPGIIGINSGAGVAVAIFFLYFPLETGTFTYLLPVVGFFGAFLTALFIYLFSYSKDRGLQPIKLVLTGIGVSIALSGLMVVLISSSERRKVDFIAQWLSGSIWGADWPFIIAILPWLLILIPFTFLKSNRLNLLQLDDSIPIGVGMRIDKERFILLFSAVALAAASVSVSGGIAFIGLIAPHLAKTLVGPRHQLSLPITILLGGWLLLLADTIGRNILEPDGIPAGIMVALIGAPYFVFLLMKKA
- a CDS encoding helix-turn-helix domain-containing protein, translated to MIWKDRTKFGRWLDQNEISQIDLEKVTNLSRGTISSICNNENYRPKYSTICKIENGLKKLGKEVDMEKLL